The following proteins are co-located in the Streptomyces sp. NBC_01198 genome:
- a CDS encoding metallophosphoesterase family protein, whose translation MKLLLTTDTHVPRRARALPDELLVAIDAADVVFHAGDWVHEATLDLLAARSRRLVAVYGNNDGASLRARLPEVARADVAGVRFAVTHETGQARGREERCDQLFAEADVLVFGHSHIPWDTTTPGGMRLLNPGSPTDRRRQPHCTFMTAAARDGVLTDVVLHRLPPRGGG comes from the coding sequence GTGAAGCTGCTGCTGACGACCGACACGCATGTGCCCCGGCGGGCGCGGGCGCTGCCCGATGAGCTGCTGGTCGCGATCGACGCGGCCGATGTCGTCTTCCACGCGGGCGACTGGGTGCACGAGGCCACGCTCGACCTGCTGGCGGCCCGGAGCCGGCGGCTGGTCGCGGTGTACGGCAACAACGACGGTGCCTCGTTGCGGGCACGGCTGCCCGAGGTGGCCAGGGCCGACGTGGCGGGCGTCCGGTTCGCGGTGACGCACGAGACCGGGCAGGCGCGCGGGCGCGAGGAGCGCTGCGATCAACTGTTCGCGGAAGCGGACGTCCTGGTGTTCGGCCACAGCCACATCCCGTGGGACACCACCACCCCCGGGGGGATGCGGCTGCTCAACCCCGGCTCGCCGACCGATCGCCGGCGCCAGCCGCACTGCACGTTCATGACCGCGGCCGCCCGGGACGGCGTGCTCACGGAC